From a region of the Gossypium raimondii isolate GPD5lz chromosome 10, ASM2569854v1, whole genome shotgun sequence genome:
- the LOC128033950 gene encoding uncharacterized protein LOC128033950 translates to MNLDRSVTDDVESNAPAPAQGIAHEESRHETHSQDEARQAFLRMMSNWYAEFLRPNPNVQPPPPPPIPEPIPAAPQNVDLKAEFWLENSIRVFDELSCTPEECLKCAISLLKNSAYRCWKTLVSVVPKERVTWEFFQDEFRKKYISQRFIDQKRKEFLELKQGRMSVAEYEREFVRFSKQECVPTEAAMCKRFEDGLNEDIRIFVGMLELKEFVVLVDRACKAEELNKEKRKAAMEARDTRKRPMSKPFETQSKKSKEMNPRVTTSTGYPRRDQGKLYLGSEAYATSVSSVGSMKPSRLECQHCGRQHPGECWLISRACFKCGSRQHYIKDCPEKIKEEKF, encoded by the exons atgaaTCTTGATCGAAGTGTGAcagatgatgttgaaagtaacgcGCCGGCTCCCGCACAAGGGATCGCGCATGAAGAAAGTAGACATGAGACACATAGTCAGGATGAGGCTCGGCAAGCTTTCCTTCGAATGATGAGTAATTGGTATGCTGAATTTCTTCGTCCAAATCCGAATGTTCAACCccctccaccccctcctattcctgAACCGATTCCCGCAGCTCCACAAAATGTTGACTTG AAGGcagagttttggcttgaaaattccattcgggtatttgatgaattgTCTTGTACTCCCGAAGAATGTTTAAAGTGTGCAATAtctttgttaaaaaattcaGCGTATCGTTGTTGGAAAACATTGGTATCTGTGGTTCCGAAAGAAAGGGTTACGTGGGAATTCTTCCAGGAtgaattcagaaaaaaatacataagccAACGGTTCATCGACCAAAAACGCAAGGAATTTCTCGAGTTGAAGCAGGGCCGAATGTCTGTGGCTgagtatgaaagagagtttgttaGATTTAGTAAACAAGAATGTGTACCCACCGAAGCTGCTATgtgtaaaaggtttgaagatggtttaaatgaagacattaGAATATTTGTTGGGATGTTGGAACTGAAGGAATTTGTAGTATTGGTTGATCGAGCTTGTAAGGCTgaagaattgaataaagaaaagagaaaagctgcAATGGAGGCTCGAGATACAAGGAAGCGGCCTATGAGTAAACCATTTGAAACTCAGTCAAAGAAGTCTAAAGAGATGAATCCTAGAGTGACTACTTCAACTGGATATCCACGTCGAGACCAGGGAAAATTGTATTTGGGTTCCGAAGCTTACGCTACATCGGTATCAAGTGTGGGTAGTATGAAGCCTAGTAGACTAGAGTGTCAGCATTGTGGAAGACAACATCCTGGTGAATGCTGGTTAATTAGCCGGGCTTGTTTCAAGTGTGGTTCTCGACAACATTATATTAAAGATTGCCCtgagaaaattaaagaagaaaaattttag